The Candidatus Saccharibacteria bacterium sequence AACGCGCTAGTTATTTTACGTGGGTTTCGAGGAATTTTTCGATTTGTTTTACGATAGACGGCTCGGTTGTTTCGAGCGCTACCTCGCGCGTGCCAAACAACACGCCGCTGTGGGCAAAATTGTGCGAGCCAGTAATGGCAATTTTTTCGCCGCTTGGCATGGTAAAAATAATAAACTTGGCGTGAACGTATTTTTTGTGACGATATAACGTGCGTAGTCCGGTGCGAACTTGCGCGAACCAAATCAGCAAACGAGTGGCGGGGTAGGTGTTTTTCGGCTGGTTAAAATAAATGTCGGAATCACCAAGTTTTAGCAGCGCGGCAAGTTCGCCGGTAGGGCAGTACTGTGTAACGACGACTGAGTGTTTGGCGGTGGCGGCAAGTTCGAGAATGCGGTTATAAATAATAGAATCTCGCGGCCGGCCGCTATCGACATAAATCGTTCCGTAGGGTGTTTTTGCCATAAAACCCGGGTACTGGAGGTGGTGGCTAGAGACAACGGCAAGATGCTGCTCGTATAATTGCTCGGCCAAAAGGGGATCGGGGGAGCGAAGCATAAAATCGGTGCTGTCTATCCCCTCTTTGTATAAATTGACGCCACCAAAACTATAGGTAGTGGTATCGACAATCGACCATTTAATATGTGTTAAGCCCCTGAATGGATTTATTTTGTGGCGGCGGCCAAGCCAGGTAAATGTAACACCTGCCCGCTTTAACTGGTTTGCCATAGTGGTGGCATTGCGCGAGTCGCGTGCGAATCGTTTAAAAGGTGAGAAATAGCCACCAAATTCGTTGTAGGTAAAGACATCGACGGCTATATTGACATCGACCCCGCGTTTTGCGGCTGCTTTTAGCGCCAAAACAAGCTTGTGGGTTGAAGGGTCGTCGGTAAGGGTAAGGCACATAATCGCGACACGGCTTTTGGCTTTGGTAACGCTGTCGGTGAGATCGTTTATGTACTGGGTAGAGGTGAGAAGTTTAAAGTTGGTTTTTGTGTTTCGTCTCATACGATTACAAGTATAGTGTACTTTAAGTAAAACATACTATAATACGAGTATGATTCGTCAAGGAAAATACA is a genomic window containing:
- a CDS encoding phosphatidylserine/phosphatidylglycerophosphate/cardiolipin synthase family protein gives rise to the protein MRRNTKTNFKLLTSTQYINDLTDSVTKAKSRVAIMCLTLTDDPSTHKLVLALKAAAKRGVDVNIAVDVFTYNEFGGYFSPFKRFARDSRNATTMANQLKRAGVTFTWLGRRHKINPFRGLTHIKWSIVDTTTYSFGGVNLYKEGIDSTDFMLRSPDPLLAEQLYEQHLAVVSSHHLQYPGFMAKTPYGTIYVDSGRPRDSIIYNRILELAATAKHSVVVTQYCPTGELAALLKLGDSDIYFNQPKNTYPATRLLIWFAQVRTGLRTLYRHKKYVHAKFIIFTMPSGEKIAITGSHNFAHSGVLFGTREVALETTEPSIVKQIEKFLETHVK